The proteins below come from a single Mya arenaria isolate MELC-2E11 chromosome 8, ASM2691426v1 genomic window:
- the LOC128242881 gene encoding kelch-like protein 26: protein MVRQTAVHVSGADPQVCFEVVDHGDMVLAGLTKLRDMKQLFDVVLVVENERLPAHRVVLASCSDYFRAMFTDGLLECQLDEIRLIGVTAAGMRALIDFAYSSRIDINEDNVEDVLCAANHVQLIPVVEACVNFLKSHLSLSCCVDLLNIAELFTLHDLKDFTYKYICKNLATFGVSSEFLQLSFSQLETLLDMDYPVNCSECDVLSFVIGWIVHHHGYTWNEIGKILDKINRLSVDHQDLPNIPNFCDFDRLCIENESFKLFASSLDLNQMSVNDKGLVPGLVNIRGFHESVVVCGGFKPGLGMSNSVQWYDGVSGKMQSLTTVPHVEQCNFGVSVMENKLFIVGGCYNDDQMEEIVHGFGFCYDPAKNVWKNIPPMNMERCRFYLGTVGSKLFAIGGDPSASMDTGDFAHCECFDLETQTWQEIAPLPGNRMEHAGTALDNCLYVSGGVQDSEGPVFNTFFKYDIETNMWLQLPSMLTARADHTMFAFQRNIYVIGGWFEDSVTHQRVMANTVDCFDLDKGQWMVIASFPSPRLFASYTLHGDKIVIIGGWLNGDCQMKCNTVEMLDLPSLIWGEGPESEGRGTTGGLEVWEHAACCLWVPMSVLDNQ, encoded by the exons ATGGTACGGCAGACAGCAGTGCACGTTTCAGGGGCCGATCCTCAG GTGTGTTTTGAGGTGGTGGACCATGGTGACATGGTACTAGCGGGACTGACAAAACTGCGTGACATGAAACAGCTTTTCGATGTCGTCCTCGTAGTAGAGAATGAGCGTCTCCCTGCACACAGGGTCGTCCTGGCTTCCTGCAGTGACTACTTCAG AGCCATGTTTACTGATGGCTTGTTGGAATGTCAACTAGATGAGATACGGCTCATTGGCGTCACCGCTGCTGGCATGCGGGCCCTCATTGACTTTGCATATTCCTCCAGAATTGACATTAATGAAG ACAATGTCGAGGATGTGTTGTGTGCAGCCAATCATGTTCAGCTGATCCCTGTGGTGGAGGCGTGCGTCAACTTCCTCAAATCTCATCTCTCTCTCTCCTGCTGTGTGGACCTGCTCAATATTGCCGAACTCTTTACACTGCATGATCTCAAAGACTTCACCTACAAATACATCTGCAAAAATCTTGCCACTTTTGGTGTGTCGTCAGAATTCCTCCAACTGTCTTTCAGCCAATTAGAAACCTTGTTAGATATGGACTATCCTGTGAATTGCTCAGAGTGTGATGTGTTGTCTTTTGTGATTGGCTGGATTGTTCATCACCATGGATACACTTGGAATGAAATTGGGAAAATTCTTGACAAGATAAATCGTCTTTCAGTAGATCATCAGGATCTTCCAAACATTCCAAACTTCTGTGATTTTGACAGGCTATGTATAGAAAATGAGTCTTTCAAATTGTTTGCAAGTTCACTTGACCTCAATCAAATGTCAGTCAATGATAAAGGCCTAGTTCCAGGTTTAGTGAATATTCGTGGCTTCCATGAAAGTGTAGTAGTGTGTGGAGGGTTTAAGCCAGGACTGGGGATGTCCAACAGTGTTCAGTGGTATGACGGTGTTTCGGGCAAGATGCAATCATTGACCACAGTCCCTCATGTGGAGCAGTGCAATTTTGGTGTATCTGTTATGGAAAACAAATTATTCATTGTTGGTGGTTGCTACAATGATGACCAAATGGAAGAAATTGTGCATGGGTTTGGATTCTGCTATGACCCAGCAAAAAATGTCTGGAAAAATATTCCACCAATGAATATGGAGCGATGTAGGTTCTATTTGGGCACAGTTGGAAGCAAGCTGTTTGCAATAGGTGGAGACCCATCAGCATCCATGGATACAGGAGATTTTGCTCATTGTGAATGCTTTGACCTTGAAACTCAAACATGGCAGGAAATAGCACCGTTGCCTGGCAACAGGATGGAGCATGCAGGGACAGCCTTGGACAACTGCCTGTACGTCTCTGGTGGTGTCCAAGACTCAGAGGGCCCAGTGTTCAATACGTTCTTCAAGTATGACATTGAAACTAACATGTGGCTTCAGCTGCCTTCCATGCTTACAGCGAGGGCTGACCACACCATGTTTGCATTTCAACGGAATATTTATGTCATAGGAGGCTGGTTTGAAGATTCTGTTACCCACCAGAGGGTCATGGCCAATACAGTGGACTGCTTTGACCTTGACAAGGGTCAATGGATGGTCATTGCTAGTTTCCCATCACCACGGCTGTTTGCCAGCTACACATTACATGGTGATAAGATAGTGATAATTGGAGGCTGGTTAAATGGGGATTGTCAAATGAAGTGCAACACAGTGGAGATGCTTGATTTACCAAGTCTGATTTGGGGGGAGGGGCCAGAGTCAGAGGGGCGGGGTACCACTGGCGGTCTGGAGGTCTGGGAACACGCTGCATGTTGTTTGTGGGTGCCCATGTCCGTGCTGGATAATCAATAA